From Marivirga harenae, one genomic window encodes:
- the egtB gene encoding ergothioneine biosynthesis protein EgtB gives MQNYFNRYQEIRKTTEGICEPLQIEDYVAQPTEDVSPPKWHLAHTTWFFETFLLKKFSKEYKEFHPQFAFLFNSYYVSAGERMLRPNRGNMTRPTVKEIYQYRKYVDIAVGELLSQIITDEMKNILEIGFNHEQQHQELLFYDIKYILGHNPLFPVYDKGFEEYFTEDWEQDWVQINKGNYKIGFEGKGFSFDNEHNYHEVHLEGAKISNRLVTNGEYTEFIAAKGYENHSYWHSDARAWLEETGILSPLYWHKIEGKWHYYTLAGLKPIDESAPLMHISFYEAYAFAEWKGLRLPTEIEWETASNLFDWGKRWEHTASAYLPYPGYKKPEGAIGEYNGKFMVNQMVMRGSSRATSINHSRKTYRNFFHPHLQWHFSGIRLAKDL, from the coding sequence ATGCAAAATTATTTCAATCGCTACCAAGAAATCAGGAAAACAACAGAGGGCATCTGCGAACCTCTTCAAATAGAGGATTACGTTGCACAGCCAACCGAGGATGTAAGCCCTCCAAAATGGCATCTAGCTCATACTACTTGGTTTTTCGAGACTTTTTTATTGAAGAAATTTTCAAAAGAATATAAAGAATTTCATCCTCAGTTCGCCTTCCTTTTCAATAGCTATTATGTGAGTGCAGGGGAAAGGATGTTGCGACCCAATCGCGGTAATATGACCCGACCAACCGTAAAAGAAATCTATCAGTACAGGAAATATGTAGATATTGCCGTTGGGGAATTGCTTTCTCAAATCATTACGGATGAAATGAAAAACATTCTAGAGATTGGCTTCAACCATGAACAGCAACATCAGGAATTATTATTTTATGACATCAAATATATTCTAGGTCACAACCCTCTATTCCCTGTTTATGACAAAGGCTTTGAGGAATATTTCACTGAAGATTGGGAACAAGATTGGGTGCAAATCAATAAAGGAAACTATAAAATAGGCTTTGAAGGCAAGGGTTTTTCATTTGATAATGAGCATAATTATCATGAAGTACATTTGGAAGGGGCGAAAATCAGTAATCGACTTGTAACAAATGGAGAATATACCGAATTCATAGCAGCAAAAGGCTATGAAAATCATTCCTACTGGCACTCAGATGCCCGAGCTTGGTTAGAAGAAACGGGGATTTTATCTCCTTTATATTGGCATAAAATAGAAGGAAAATGGCATTATTACACTTTGGCAGGTTTAAAGCCAATCGATGAATCAGCTCCTCTAATGCATATCAGTTTTTATGAAGCTTATGCATTTGCAGAATGGAAAGGACTGCGGCTACCTACAGAAATTGAATGGGAAACAGCATCTAACTTATTTGACTGGGGTAAACGGTGGGAACATACAGCCAGCGCATATCTTCCATACCCTGGCTATAAAAAACCAGAAGGTGCCATAGGCGAGTACAATGGAAAATTTATGGTTAACCAAATGGTAATGCGCGGTTCTTCTCGAGCCACCTCAATCAATCACTCACGTAAAACATACAGAAACTTTTTTCATCCGCATTTGCAATGGCATTTCAGTGGGATCAGATTAGCAAAAGATTTATGA
- a CDS encoding L-histidine N(alpha)-methyltransferase, which produces MTTTEKINFSVGDAVKEGLTQKEKSLPSWLFYDAEGDRLFQEIMNMPEYYLTNCEYDIFQKYKDEILSIISTDADGFNLIEFGAGDGLKTEILLKHFVAEKANFNYKPVDISQNVLNLLQERMQKSIPDLDIKPINKEYFSALDALNAERKNPMVVLFMGGNIGNFELPAAQSFVNHISSKLRKGDRIIMGFDMKKDPEMIRNAYNDKQGITRLFNMNLLKRLNSELDANFNLEEFKHYPSYDPQTGTTKSFLISQKEQEVNLKFINTTVHFKAWELIHVEVSQKFDEDMIETLATRAGLKVEKYFYDEKKYFADVIMRK; this is translated from the coding sequence ATGACAACAACCGAAAAAATTAATTTCTCTGTAGGAGATGCAGTAAAAGAAGGTCTCACACAAAAAGAAAAATCACTTCCTAGTTGGCTTTTTTATGACGCTGAAGGAGATCGTTTATTTCAGGAAATAATGAATATGCCAGAATATTATCTCACTAATTGTGAGTACGATATTTTTCAGAAATATAAGGATGAAATTCTTTCCATAATTTCAACTGATGCTGATGGATTTAATTTGATTGAATTTGGCGCGGGAGATGGTTTGAAAACAGAAATTCTATTGAAACATTTTGTAGCGGAGAAAGCAAATTTCAATTATAAGCCAGTCGACATTTCTCAAAATGTACTTAATCTATTGCAGGAAAGAATGCAAAAGTCTATTCCAGATCTGGATATTAAACCTATTAATAAGGAATACTTTTCTGCTTTGGATGCATTAAATGCTGAAAGAAAAAATCCAATGGTAGTTCTTTTTATGGGTGGAAATATTGGGAATTTTGAACTACCCGCTGCACAATCTTTTGTAAATCACATATCAAGTAAGCTTAGAAAAGGCGACCGAATTATCATGGGTTTTGACATGAAAAAAGACCCGGAAATGATCAGAAATGCCTACAATGATAAACAGGGTATTACTCGCCTGTTTAATATGAATTTATTAAAAAGACTAAATAGTGAATTGGATGCCAATTTTAATTTAGAGGAATTTAAGCATTATCCATCTTATGACCCGCAAACTGGTACCACGAAAAGTTTCTTAATTTCGCAGAAAGAGCAGGAGGTCAACTTAAAATTCATTAATACCACTGTCCATTTTAAAGCTTGGGAACTTATTCATGTGGAAGTATCCCAAAAATTTGATGAGGATATGATTGAAACCTTAGCCACAAGAGCAGGATTGAAAGTTGAAAAATATTTTTACGATGAAAAGAAATATTTTGCGGATGTCATCATGAGGAAATAA
- the rsgA gene encoding ribosome small subunit-dependent GTPase A: MIKGRVFKSTGSWYTVFADGKFYECRLRGKLRLDDEKVTNPVAVGDWVNIAPENDKEAIIKDVLPRENYIIRKSTRKKKHSHRLAANLDQAVLVVTLAFPRTSLGFIDRFLVSCESFRIPAVLVFNKADLLDEEGLEYYEALKFDYQELGYKVLLVSAEENVGIEEFKASLEGKTSLLAGHSGVGKSTLLNLISPYIEQRIGEVSESVGKGVHTTTFAEMFEAWAGTFVIDTPGIKELGLWDIGNEELSHYFPEMRQYIGDCKFNNCTHTHEPGCAFREAMEVGKIAPSRYESYLSILEDEDSHR, translated from the coding sequence ATGATTAAAGGAAGAGTTTTTAAATCGACTGGAAGTTGGTACACAGTTTTTGCTGACGGTAAATTCTATGAGTGCCGATTGAGGGGTAAACTTCGCTTGGATGATGAGAAAGTGACTAACCCTGTGGCGGTAGGAGATTGGGTGAATATTGCGCCTGAAAATGATAAGGAAGCTATTATCAAAGATGTTTTACCAAGAGAAAATTATATAATCAGGAAATCTACTCGAAAAAAGAAGCATAGCCACCGATTGGCGGCCAATCTTGACCAAGCAGTTCTGGTAGTCACTTTGGCCTTTCCCAGAACGAGTTTAGGATTTATTGACCGTTTTTTAGTGAGTTGCGAGTCGTTTCGAATTCCTGCAGTATTGGTATTTAATAAAGCAGATTTATTGGATGAAGAGGGCTTAGAATATTATGAAGCACTTAAATTCGATTATCAGGAATTGGGATATAAAGTTTTATTGGTATCGGCTGAAGAGAATGTAGGGATAGAAGAATTTAAAGCCTCTTTAGAAGGAAAAACCTCACTTCTTGCAGGTCATTCAGGAGTAGGGAAATCTACCTTGCTGAACTTAATTTCACCATATATAGAACAAAGAATAGGGGAGGTGTCCGAATCAGTTGGAAAAGGAGTGCATACCACTACTTTTGCCGAAATGTTTGAGGCATGGGCAGGAACTTTCGTGATTGATACCCCAGGCATTAAGGAATTGGGCTTATGGGATATTGGCAATGAAGAGCTTAGTCATTACTTTCCTGAAATGAGGCAATATATTGGTGATTGCAAATTTAATAATTGTACTCACACCCATGAGCCAGGCTGTGCTTTCCGTGAAGCCATGGAAGTGGGAAAAATAGCACCAAGCCGTTACGAGAGTTATCTAAGTATTTTAGAGGATGAGGATAGTCATCGCTAA
- a CDS encoding 3-deoxy-D-manno-octulosonic acid transferase: MGEFFYRLGILFLSLGVKLHAVISKKSKKFVEGRKDLFSDLEQRFKSVEQPIVWFHCASLGEFEQGRPVMEAFKKDHPNFFILLTFFSPSGYEVRKNYELADYICYMPLDTAANARQFVNITNPKMAFIIKYEFWHYHLKALSESDCWVYSISAIFRSNQRFFKLYGSFHRNILTYFDHLFVQNKTVAALLKGIHIHNVTVSGDTRFDRVKSITDNVRPEEMFVEFSNDHPILIGGSTWESDIEVIAPFLHQNPEWKAIIAPHDISESNLRVHEEILAISTCRLSEIESANKSETRVILIDNIGMLSSLYQYGKIAFIGGAFGDGLHNTLEAACFGLPIFFGNKNYSKFQEAVDLIKAKAAFKVADSQDFLSLIKSEEIKLEESSQRALEYVNKNFGATEKIMKHIGPIIHKMELS; encoded by the coding sequence ATGGGTGAATTTTTTTATCGGTTGGGTATATTGTTTTTAAGTCTGGGGGTAAAACTTCATGCAGTCATTAGTAAGAAATCCAAGAAGTTTGTAGAGGGTCGTAAAGATTTATTTTCTGATTTGGAGCAAAGGTTTAAGTCGGTTGAGCAGCCAATAGTTTGGTTCCACTGTGCGTCCTTAGGTGAATTTGAGCAAGGTAGACCTGTCATGGAAGCATTTAAGAAAGATCATCCAAACTTCTTTATCTTGTTGACTTTTTTTTCACCCTCTGGTTATGAGGTTCGAAAGAACTATGAGTTGGCAGATTACATTTGTTACATGCCTTTGGATACTGCTGCAAATGCCAGGCAGTTCGTCAATATTACAAATCCTAAGATGGCATTCATTATAAAATATGAATTCTGGCACTATCATTTAAAAGCATTGTCAGAATCAGATTGCTGGGTATATTCCATTTCAGCTATTTTCCGTTCTAATCAACGGTTCTTTAAATTGTATGGAAGTTTCCATAGAAATATATTAACATATTTTGATCATCTTTTTGTCCAAAACAAAACTGTAGCGGCACTACTGAAAGGGATTCACATTCATAATGTGACGGTTAGTGGAGACACACGTTTTGATAGGGTGAAGTCTATTACGGATAATGTTAGGCCTGAGGAAATGTTTGTTGAATTCTCTAACGACCATCCTATTTTAATTGGAGGAAGTACCTGGGAGTCTGACATTGAAGTAATTGCACCATTTTTACATCAAAACCCGGAGTGGAAAGCCATTATTGCTCCACATGATATTAGTGAGAGTAATTTGAGAGTACATGAAGAGATATTGGCAATTTCTACTTGTCGTTTAAGTGAAATAGAGTCTGCTAATAAATCAGAAACAAGAGTTATTCTGATTGATAATATAGGCATGCTGTCATCCCTCTATCAATATGGGAAAATAGCATTCATTGGAGGAGCATTTGGGGACGGATTGCATAATACGTTGGAAGCTGCTTGCTTTGGCTTACCTATTTTTTTTGGAAACAAAAATTACAGTAAATTTCAAGAAGCAGTGGATTTAATAAAGGCTAAAGCAGCTTTTAAAGTGGCAGATTCACAGGATTTTTTGTCCCTAATAAAATCAGAGGAGATTAAATTAGAGGAATCCTCTCAAAGAGCATTGGAATATGTTAATAAGAATTTCGGAGCTACTGAGAAGATAATGAAACATATAGGGCCTATCATCCACAAAATGGAGTTATCATGA
- a CDS encoding DUF4199 domain-containing protein: protein MKKYLIEIKWGLIFVIMMLLWMFFEKAMGWHDENIADHATYTNFVAIPSIIVYVLALLEKRKKHFNNVMTWKQGFVSGMIITAVVVILTPFSQLVTHELITPEYFENLKAYAIEQGQMTQEEAKDYFNLNSYLLQSVVGALIMGALTSALVAIFVRRKG from the coding sequence ATGAAAAAGTACCTGATTGAAATTAAATGGGGATTAATATTTGTGATTATGATGCTTCTCTGGATGTTTTTTGAAAAGGCTATGGGGTGGCATGATGAAAATATAGCAGATCATGCTACTTATACCAATTTTGTAGCGATTCCTTCTATTATTGTATACGTGTTAGCATTGTTAGAAAAACGTAAAAAGCATTTCAATAATGTAATGACTTGGAAGCAAGGGTTTGTTTCAGGTATGATCATTACGGCCGTGGTTGTGATATTGACACCATTTAGTCAATTGGTTACGCATGAATTAATCACACCTGAATATTTTGAGAACCTAAAAGCTTACGCGATCGAGCAAGGACAGATGACACAAGAAGAAGCAAAAGATTATTTCAATTTGAATAGTTATTTATTACAAAGTGTAGTTGGAGCTTTAATCATGGGTGCCCTAACTTCTGCCCTTGTTGCTATTTTTGTGAGGAGAAAGGGGTGA
- a CDS encoding DMT family transporter: protein MNKTWQIHGALALVGLIYGANYVIAKGVMPNYMSPNAFILLRATVATVLFWIYHALTSSEKVIRKKDYWLFAKCAVFGVMGNQLIFFNGLSLTSPVNASIIMTANPIIVLAISFWLLNEKITWRKVIGILIGALGVILLVLNKEVSIDNDAFLGDIFIFLNATFYGIYLVMVKPLMHRYEPITVIKWVFLFGTIMIVPFGIVPIIDVEFQTFPTGIWYSIIYVIIGTTFLAYLLNAMALKHVNSTIVGYYIYLQPVFATLITILIGQEVFRWEKTLFAMMIFFGVYLVSQQKKIRHEKVPD, encoded by the coding sequence ATGAATAAGACCTGGCAAATTCACGGAGCACTGGCACTTGTAGGCTTGATCTATGGAGCGAATTATGTTATCGCAAAAGGAGTGATGCCTAATTATATGAGTCCCAATGCTTTTATATTGTTGAGAGCAACGGTGGCCACTGTTCTTTTTTGGATTTATCATGCTCTCACCTCTTCAGAAAAAGTCATCAGAAAAAAAGATTACTGGTTATTTGCTAAGTGTGCAGTTTTTGGGGTGATGGGAAATCAGCTTATTTTCTTCAATGGACTAAGTCTGACCAGTCCTGTGAATGCGAGTATCATCATGACAGCCAATCCGATCATAGTCTTGGCAATTTCCTTTTGGCTGCTGAACGAGAAGATTACCTGGCGCAAAGTGATCGGTATTTTGATTGGTGCACTAGGAGTAATTTTGCTAGTACTAAATAAAGAAGTGAGTATAGATAACGATGCGTTTTTAGGAGACATTTTTATTTTCCTTAATGCTACTTTTTATGGAATTTATTTGGTAATGGTGAAGCCACTCATGCACAGATATGAACCCATTACGGTGATTAAATGGGTGTTCCTCTTCGGGACGATCATGATTGTGCCCTTTGGAATTGTGCCAATCATCGATGTGGAATTTCAGACGTTCCCAACAGGAATTTGGTATAGTATCATTTATGTAATAATTGGAACTACGTTTTTGGCTTATCTTTTGAATGCCATGGCTTTGAAGCATGTTAATTCTACCATTGTGGGATATTATATTTATTTACAACCTGTATTTGCTACGCTTATTACTATTCTAATTGGTCAAGAAGTTTTTCGCTGGGAAAAGACATTATTTGCAATGATGATATTTTTTGGAGTATATTTAGTAAGTCAACAAAAGAAAATAAGACATGAAAAAGTACCTGATTGA
- a CDS encoding replication-associated recombination protein A, producing MIFGEDKPLAERMRPTRLDELVGQQHLVGEKGVLRLTIAQGKVPSMLFWGPPGVGKTTIANIIANQVKAPFQTLSAISAGVKDVREVIQQASRSGKIILFIDEIHRFNKSQQDALLGAVEKGVITLIGATTENPSFEVNSALLSRCQVYTLKALELDDLKGLIKTALGKDEKLKELNIDIKEYEALIQLSGGDARKLLNLFELVIDAFGQNEQIEITNDKVKEIAQNRMAIYDKSGEQHYDIISAFIKSIRGSDPNAALYWLARMIEGGEDVKFIARRLLISASEDIGLANPNALLIATNTFQAVTMIGYPEAEIVLAQCVTYLACSPKSNASYLAIKKAKQLVRETGDLPVPLHLRNAPTKLMKDMNYGSGYKYSHDFPENFAFQEFMPDEISKKTLYEPQGNAREKDFRQKLQNLWRKKYNYD from the coding sequence ATGATATTTGGAGAAGATAAACCGTTGGCGGAAAGAATGCGACCTACACGATTGGATGAATTAGTTGGTCAGCAACATTTAGTGGGTGAAAAAGGCGTTTTAAGATTAACAATTGCTCAAGGAAAAGTACCCTCAATGCTCTTCTGGGGACCTCCAGGAGTCGGAAAGACTACCATTGCTAATATTATTGCTAATCAAGTGAAGGCTCCATTCCAGACTTTAAGTGCAATAAGTGCCGGGGTAAAGGATGTACGAGAAGTGATTCAACAGGCATCCCGTTCGGGAAAAATCATCCTATTTATTGATGAAATTCATCGCTTCAACAAGTCTCAGCAAGATGCTCTTTTGGGTGCTGTAGAAAAAGGGGTGATTACTTTAATAGGTGCCACTACAGAAAATCCTTCCTTTGAGGTGAATTCAGCTCTCCTTTCTAGATGTCAAGTTTATACCTTAAAAGCACTCGAATTGGACGATCTAAAAGGGCTAATAAAAACTGCATTAGGGAAAGATGAAAAATTAAAAGAGCTCAATATTGATATTAAAGAATATGAAGCCCTAATTCAGCTGTCAGGTGGTGATGCAAGAAAACTTCTGAACTTATTCGAATTGGTAATCGATGCCTTTGGTCAGAATGAACAAATCGAGATTACTAACGACAAAGTGAAAGAAATTGCACAGAATAGAATGGCAATTTATGATAAATCCGGTGAGCAACACTACGATATCATATCAGCATTCATCAAAAGTATAAGAGGAAGTGACCCAAATGCCGCACTTTACTGGCTAGCAAGAATGATCGAAGGAGGGGAAGATGTGAAATTTATAGCCAGAAGATTATTGATTTCTGCCTCTGAGGATATTGGACTAGCCAACCCAAATGCTCTATTAATTGCTACTAACACTTTTCAAGCCGTTACGATGATTGGGTATCCAGAAGCAGAAATTGTTTTGGCGCAATGTGTAACCTATTTAGCCTGTTCTCCGAAAAGCAACGCTTCCTACCTGGCCATTAAAAAAGCTAAACAATTAGTTCGAGAAACTGGTGATTTACCTGTGCCTTTGCATTTACGAAATGCCCCGACAAAGCTGATGAAAGACATGAATTACGGTAGCGGATATAAGTATTCTCACGACTTTCCTGAAAATTTTGCCTTCCAAGAGTTTATGCCCGATGAGATTAGTAAAAAGACTCTCTACGAGCCTCAGGGCAATGCAAGAGAAAAAGATTTTCGACAAAAGCTACAAAATCTATGGCGAAAAAAGTACAATTATGACTAA
- a CDS encoding NUMOD4 domain-containing protein — MDPKLEKWKEIEFNVDLPHAKYEVSNYGRIKSYSTRETGKIIKGSNVNGYQAIMVRFDKRITQSYYVHRLVAESFIPKDNDNQVYVTHLDYDKSNNHVSNLKWVSERELADHNNKNPKVLKKRVTGYKLTESDVRVIKKMLKNEKTRYSQIARQFGITHTQLNRIRKGHNWGHVTIDD, encoded by the coding sequence ATGGATCCAAAACTGGAAAAGTGGAAAGAGATTGAATTCAATGTGGATCTACCGCATGCAAAATATGAAGTCTCTAATTACGGTCGGATAAAAAGTTATTCTACACGTGAAACCGGAAAAATCATCAAGGGCTCTAATGTTAATGGCTATCAAGCCATTATGGTTCGATTTGACAAAAGAATTACACAAAGCTATTATGTACACCGTCTGGTTGCTGAATCATTTATCCCAAAAGATAATGACAATCAGGTCTATGTGACTCACTTGGATTACGATAAATCAAATAATCATGTTAGTAATTTAAAATGGGTTTCTGAAAGAGAGCTGGCAGACCACAATAACAAAAATCCAAAAGTTTTAAAGAAAAGAGTTACAGGATATAAATTAACAGAATCTGATGTTAGAGTGATTAAAAAAATGTTGAAAAACGAGAAGACGAGATACAGTCAAATCGCCAGACAGTTTGGAATCACTCATACACAACTGAATAGAATTAGAAAAGGACACAATTGGGGACATGTAACAATTGATGATTAA
- the glyA gene encoding serine hydroxymethyltransferase, translating into MQRDNIIFDLIKKEQKRQEIGVELIASENFTSPEVMEAMGSVLTNKYAEGLPGKRYYGGCEVVDEVENLAIERVKELFGATWANVQPHSGAQANAAVMLACLNPGDKILGFDLSHGGHLTHGSSVNFSGKLYQPSFYGVEEETGLIDWNKVEATAKKEMPKMIICGASAYSREWNYKKLREVADEVGAILLADISHPSGLIARGLLDDPLDYCHIVTTTTHKTLRGPRGGLIMMRDDFDNPFGYKNPKGELRKMTQLLDSGVFPGTQGGPLEHVIAAKAVAFGQCLTDDYFNYILQVKKNAEVMAKAFMERDYKIISGGTDNHLMLIDLRSKGITGKIAEAVLGEADITINKNMVPFDDKSPFVTSGMRIGTAAVTSRGLVESDMGRIVDFIDTVITQHEDKQKIAQVKSEINEWMVEFPLFK; encoded by the coding sequence ATGCAAAGAGACAATATTATATTCGACCTTATTAAAAAGGAGCAAAAAAGACAGGAAATCGGTGTGGAATTGATCGCATCTGAGAATTTCACTTCGCCCGAAGTAATGGAAGCAATGGGCAGCGTGTTGACCAATAAATATGCAGAAGGCTTACCAGGTAAAAGATATTACGGTGGATGCGAAGTGGTAGATGAGGTTGAAAATTTGGCCATAGAAAGAGTTAAAGAATTATTTGGTGCTACTTGGGCTAATGTTCAGCCACATTCTGGTGCTCAAGCAAATGCAGCTGTGATGCTAGCTTGTCTGAATCCTGGCGATAAAATATTAGGTTTTGACTTATCCCATGGTGGTCATCTAACACATGGCTCGTCAGTTAATTTTTCTGGTAAATTGTATCAGCCTTCTTTTTATGGCGTAGAGGAAGAAACAGGCTTGATTGACTGGAATAAAGTTGAGGCCACTGCTAAAAAAGAAATGCCGAAAATGATCATTTGCGGTGCCTCTGCATATAGCCGCGAATGGAACTATAAAAAACTAAGGGAAGTTGCCGATGAAGTAGGCGCTATCCTGTTAGCAGATATATCTCATCCTAGCGGTTTAATTGCCAGAGGGCTCTTAGATGATCCTCTGGACTATTGTCATATTGTAACCACGACAACTCATAAAACTTTAAGAGGGCCAAGAGGTGGCTTAATTATGATGCGGGATGATTTTGACAATCCATTTGGATATAAGAATCCTAAAGGTGAATTACGTAAAATGACTCAACTATTGGATTCAGGTGTATTCCCAGGTACGCAAGGAGGACCTTTAGAGCACGTCATAGCTGCCAAGGCTGTTGCATTTGGACAATGTTTGACCGATGATTATTTCAATTATATTCTTCAAGTGAAGAAAAACGCTGAGGTTATGGCTAAAGCGTTTATGGAGCGAGATTATAAAATCATATCAGGTGGAACAGACAACCATTTAATGCTGATCGATTTACGTTCAAAAGGAATTACCGGTAAAATCGCTGAGGCCGTTTTAGGTGAAGCAGATATCACTATCAATAAAAATATGGTACCATTTGATGATAAATCACCATTTGTTACTTCCGGTATGAGAATAGGAACTGCTGCAGTAACATCGAGGGGATTAGTTGAATCTGATATGGGAAGAATTGTGGATTTCATTGATACAGTAATCACTCAGCATGAAGACAAGCAAAAAATTGCACAAGTTAAGAGTGAAATCAATGAATGGATGGTAGAGTTTCCTTTGTTTAAATAA